One Capsicum annuum cultivar UCD-10X-F1 chromosome 2, UCD10Xv1.1, whole genome shotgun sequence genomic window carries:
- the LOC107861472 gene encoding uncharacterized protein LOC107861472 isoform X2 → MGDVWKIIQSGRYNLQKKSNLSYVSQRRVSTGINLIPNRKSGKGARAIKHVDVWKIIEAERQYLQRNPNVNYASKRRVPTGPNAIHNRKVGEYREPPTRA, encoded by the exons ATGGGTG ATGTTTGGAAGATCATACAATCTGGAAGGTATAATCTTCAAAAGAAGTCAAATCTGAGTTACGTGAGCCAAAGAAGAGTGTCTACTGGAATCAATCTCATTCCTAACAG GAAATCAGGGAAGGGAGCTAGAGCAATCAAACATGTAGATGTTTGGAAGATAATAGAAGCTGAGAGGCAATATCTTCAAAGGAATCCAAATGTAAATTATGCGAGCAAAAGAAGAGTGCCTACTGGACCAAATGCCATTCACaacag GAAAGTAGGGGAGTATAGAGAGCCACCCACTCGAGCTTGA
- the LOC107861472 gene encoding uncharacterized protein LOC107861472 isoform X1 — protein sequence MGGMKAFLWTLVLLSLLWLILYSILVNQETKKITATAIDHLDVWKIIQSGRYNLQKKSNLSYVSQRRVSTGINLIPNRKSGKGARAIKHVDVWKIIEAERQYLQRNPNVNYASKRRVPTGPNAIHNRKVGEYREPPTRA from the exons ATGGGTGGTATGAAGGCTTTCTTGTGGACTCTTGTTTTACTCAGTTTATTGTGGCTCATTTTGTATAGTATTTTAGTCAATCAGGAAACTAAAAAAATCACTGCTACGGCAATCGATCATTTAGATGTTTGGAAGATCATACAATCTGGAAGGTATAATCTTCAAAAGAAGTCAAATCTGAGTTACGTGAGCCAAAGAAGAGTGTCTACTGGAATCAATCTCATTCCTAACAG GAAATCAGGGAAGGGAGCTAGAGCAATCAAACATGTAGATGTTTGGAAGATAATAGAAGCTGAGAGGCAATATCTTCAAAGGAATCCAAATGTAAATTATGCGAGCAAAAGAAGAGTGCCTACTGGACCAAATGCCATTCACaacag GAAAGTAGGGGAGTATAGAGAGCCACCCACTCGAGCTTGA
- the LOC107860577 gene encoding uncharacterized protein LOC107860577 — MEDVKKAYAEIILNMAKEAAARVMLSEKKALKFQQDLQYTKEEAVRMLLRLKLMIDTKTTEAENLSQNQQRRIDELEAQLNEAEGLIIDLRAELHDVHEQLNEVKNKPLHHPRPHAEEDLICCNGIMAKSDLNNPESLRFPTELGSNVCKSAEVSDIALSSYSKDNPNESEIYRNGYCAIEVSLANERLHSGDDQSFPNQATQVTEPNGRDAEAHIVPSSKTKEVENLVGEEPLKGRASMHRPYTFRGKRRRKAQYGKTKNSSCKAHCNKLVLSQRPLPAISHCSARYLKTSTLYDSPSSPSPNINTERKNVAGSFFLLGKEEQQNKGLNVAVARRSIRKRRVKYLDDSCPASLLHSSHPNQPMRPGQQCPSFPNSKSNAVECTVRSTKLEGEGGMEERSGLQATYSGFTAENKKIACAYNDAHEDKELIDVSVMVEESDGESLLNFGMLPVESIFGDAKASEVSKESNLQGNNMTSLKYTFSRKRKKDSLLTPNENSSPECSVKKRSVETENIDPRLQDLKALTDSPLKSRQLMQVAHQLISLSGRSWWQ, encoded by the exons ATGGAGGATGTGAAGAAAGCATATGCGGAGATAATTTTGAATATGGCGAAGGAAGCGGCAGCTCGTGTTATGCTATCGGAGAAAAAAGCTCTTAAATTTCAGCAGGATTTGCAGTACACGAAAGAGGAAGCCGTTCGAATGCTGCTTCGCTTGAAATTAATGATTGATACTAAG ACAACTGAAGCTGAGAATTTGTCTCAAAATCAGCAAAGAAGAATTGATGAATTAGAAGCTCAGCTTAATGAAGCTGAAGGGCTGATAATTGATCTTAGAGCAGAATTACATGATGTGCATGAGCAGCTGAATGAGGTGAAAAATAAGCCTCTCCATCACCCGAGACCACATGCAGAAGAGGATTTGATTTGTTGCAATGGTATCATGGCCAAGTCAGATCTAAACAATCCAGAGTCGTTAAGATTCCCTACTGAATTGGGATCCAATGTCTGCAAATCAGCAGAAGTATCAGACATAGCATTGAGCAGTTACTCAAAGGACAATCCTAATGAGTCAGAGATTTATCGAAATGGATATTGTGCAATAGAGGTGAGCTTAGCGAATGAGAGACTGCATTCTGGAGATGATCAAAGTTTTCCCAATCAAGCTACACAGGTCACTGAACCAAATGGACGAGATGCTGAAGCACACATTGTACCATCATCAAAAACTAAGGAAGTAGAGAATTTAGTTGGCGAAGAACCACTTAAGGGCCGTGCTTCTATGCATCGGCCCTATACATTCCGAGGAAAAAGGCGAAGAAAAGCTCAGTATGGCAAAACAAAAAATAGCTCTTGCAAGGCCCATTGTAATAAGCTCGTGTTGTCTCAACGACCATTACCAGCAATTTCTCATTGTTCTGCGAGATACTTGAAAACGAGCACTTTGTATGACAGTCCTAGTAGTCCTTCTCCTAACATCAATACTGAGAGAAAAAATGTAGCAGGGAGTTTTTTTCTGTTGGGTAAAGAAGAGCAACAAAACAAGGGTCTAAACGTTGCTGTTGCTCGTAGAAGTATTAGGAAAAGACGCGTCAAATACCTGGACGATAGTTGTCCTGCATCATTGTTACATAGCTCCCATCCTAATCAGCCAATGAGACCTGGTCAGCAATGTCCATCTTTTCCTAATAGCAAGTCCAATGCAGTTGAATGCACTGTGAGATCAACTAAATTAGAAGGTGAAGGTGGTATGGAAGAGCGTAGTGGTTTACAAGCGACATACTCAGGTTTCACCGCAGAAAACAAGAAGATTGCATGTGCATATAATGATGCACATGAGGACAAAGAGTTGATAGATGTCTCAGTGATGGTCGAGGAAAGTGATGGTGAATCACTGCTTAACTTTGGCATGTTACCTGTTGAATCCATCTTTGGAGATGCCAAAGCATCTGAAGTAAGTAAGGAATCAAATCTTCAAGGTAACAATATGACGTCTCTCAAGTATACGTTCAGCAGGAAGCGTAAGAAGGATAGCTTATTGACCCCAAATGAGAACTCTTCTCCCGAATGCTCAGTGAAGAAAAGGTCTGTCGAGACAGAAAACATTGATCCAAGACTGCAGGATTTAAAAGCGTTAACAGATTCACCTTTAAAAAGTAGACAGTTGATGCAGGTTGCTCATCAG CTTATCTCTCTGTCTGG
- the LOC107860576 gene encoding inactive LRR receptor-like serine/threonine-protein kinase BIR2: MDRFRFLRFLVLILLSVVLSRLDDAICAVVEDDLRCLEGFKNSIDDRSNNLNSWDLKNTTIGAICKFVGVACWNEKENRINGLSLPNMELGGKVTQAVEYCASLTTLDLSGNRFSGSIPSEICTWLPFLTTLDLSNNAYSGAIPADLAKCSFLNKLMLNDNKLTGSIPPEFSSLGRLKIFSVANNQLSGRIPAAFDSSNFDFEGNNLCGGPLGKCGGLSKKSLAIIIAAGVFGAAASMLLAFGAWYWFFTKAGKRKRGYGIGRDDSDSWADKLRAHKLTQVMLFQKPLVKVKLADLLIATNGFSSGNVINSTRMGTTYNAVLRDGSALAIKRLNTCKLGEKQFGIEMNRLGQLRHPNLVPLLGYCVVEEEKLLVYKHLSNGTLYSFLNGNASELDWPARFRIGLGAARGLAWLHHGCHPPILHRNICSNVIFLDEDFDPRIMDFGLARLITPSDAKESSFVNGELGELGYVAPEYASTIVPSLKGDAYSFGVVLLELATGQKPLEVTAGEEGFKGNLVDWVNQLYIAGRIKDAIDQNMRGRGHDEEIVQFLKVACNSVVSRPNDRWSMYQVYEALKSMAEKQGFSEQYDEFPLLFGKEGATSIPV, from the coding sequence ATGGATCGTTTCAGATTTCTCCGTTTTCTTGTATTGATTCTGCTTTCTGTTGTACTTTCGCGCCTCGATGATGCTATTTGTGCTGTAGTTGAAGATGATCTCAGATGTTTAGAAGGATTCAAGAATTCCATCGACGATCGGAGTAACAATCTGAATTCATGGGACTTGAAGAATACCACAATCGGTGCTATATGCAAGTTTGTTGGTGTTGCTTGTTGGAATGAAAAGGAGAACCGGATCAACGGCCTTAGTCTTCCGAATATGGAACTTGGTGGGAAGGTTACACAAGCCGTAGAGTATTGTGCTAGCTTGACAACGCTTGATCTGTCTGGTAATCGTTTTTCTGGGTCAATTCCATCAGAAATTTGTACTTGGTTACCTTTTTTGACAACCCTAGATTTGTCGAATAACGCTTATTCAGGTGCTATTCCTGCTGATCTTGCTAAATGCTCCTTTTTGAATAAGTTAATGCTTAATGATAACAAGCTTACGGGGAGTATTCCACCTGAATTTTCTAGTTTGGGTAGGCTGAAGATTTTCTCTGTGGCGAATAATCAGCTCTCCGGTAGGATTCCGGCGGCTTTCGATTCGTCTAACTTTGATTTTGAGGGGAATAACTTGTGTGGTGGACCTTTGGGGAAATGTGGAGGGCTTAGTAAGAAAAGCTTAGCTATTATTATTGCAGCAGGAGTATTTGGTGCTGCTGCTTCGATGTTGTTGGCCTTTGGTGCGTGGTATTGGTTTTTTACCAAGGCGGGGAAGAGGAAGAGAGGGTATGGGATTGGGAGAGATGACTCTGATAGTTGGGCCGATAAGCTGAGAGCTCACAAGCTCACGCAGGTTATGTTGTTCCAGAAACCGCTTGTCAAGGTTAAATTAGCTGATTTGTTGATTGCTACAAATGGTTTCAGTTCGGGCAATGTTATCAACTCGACTAGAATGGGTACTACTTATAATGCTGTGTTGCGTGATGGCTCTGCACTTGCTATTAAGCGGCTTAATACTTGCAAACTGGGTGAGAAGCAGTTTGGGATTGAGATGAATAGGCTAGGGCAACTTAGGCATCCTAATTTGGTGCCACTGTTGGGGTATTGTGTTGTTGAAGAGGAGAAGCTTTTGGTTTATAAACACCTGTCAAATGGTACTTTGTATTCATTCTTGAATGGGAATGCGAGTGAATTGGATTGGCCTGCTCGGTTTAGAATTGGTTTGGGTGCTGCTAGAGGCCTTGCTTGGTTACATCATGGTTGTCACCCACCTATCCTGCACCGAAACATATGTTCTAATGTTATTTTCCTTGATGAAGACTTTGATCCTAGAATAATGGATTTTGGGCTGGCAAGGTTGATAACACCTTCAGATGCAAAAGAGTCTAGCTTTGTGAATGGAGAGTTGGGTGAACTTGGCTATGTAGCTCCAGAGTATGCCAGTACAATCGTGCCTTCACTGAAAGGGGATGCTTATAGCTTTGGGGTAGTGCTTTTGGAGTTGGCTACTGGACAAAAACCTCTTGAAGTTACCGCTGGTGAAGAGGGATTCAAGGGTAATTTGGTGGACTGGGTGAATCAGCTCTATATTGCAGGCCGCATTAAAGATGCAATTGACCAGAACATGCGTGGGAGGGGACATGATGAAGAGATTGTGCAATTCCTAAAGGTTGCTTGTAATTCTGTGGTTTCTCGGCCCAATGATCGGTGGTCTATGTATCAGGTTTATGAAGCACTTAAGAGCATGGCAGAAAAACAGGGTTTCTCCGAACAGTATGATGAATTCCCGTTACTATTTGGGAAAGAAGGTGCAACTAGCATCCCTGTTTGA